A stretch of the Pseudomonas sp. ACM7 genome encodes the following:
- a CDS encoding DUF411 domain-containing protein yields the protein MKGSFRLSNRFMRIATFAALFIVSTAQAAQALTIDVHRDANCGCCKKWIQHLEANGFNVIDHVETNMSAVKQDLGVAPRLSSCHTAMINGKFVEGHVPAEQIIAMSKRDDLLGIAAPGMPLGSPGMEVDGVHEAYQIIGLTKAGTDQAIAEYPEN from the coding sequence ATGAAAGGTAGCTTCCGACTCTCAAATCGATTTATGCGTATCGCAACATTCGCCGCGCTGTTCATCGTTTCAACCGCTCAAGCGGCACAGGCCCTGACCATCGATGTTCATCGAGATGCAAACTGCGGATGCTGCAAGAAATGGATTCAGCATCTTGAGGCCAATGGCTTCAACGTCATTGATCATGTAGAAACCAACATGAGTGCTGTCAAACAGGACCTCGGTGTCGCTCCACGACTCTCGTCTTGTCACACCGCGATGATCAACGGGAAGTTTGTTGAGGGCCACGTTCCCGCTGAGCAAATAATTGCGATGAGTAAACGTGACGACCTTCTCGGGATCGCCGCTCCTGGCATGCCGCTAGGCTCTCCAGGAATGGAAGTCGATGGAGTACATGAGGCTTATCAGATAATCGGCCTGACCAAAGCCGGCACAGATCAGGCCATTGCTGAATACCCCGAAAACTAA
- a CDS encoding copper resistance protein B gives MTKKPKRQIEIMTSSFLRSMLMALAVSTSPAFFVMAQAAEEMDPSMAMPSSADSKPSTAQKSKPTTAKDGAMDHSKMDHSSTGTMDHSKMGAMDHSKMSMDDGQMDGMESMDGGATTTSRTPVPVLTDADRAAAFPDVAGHGVHDKKLNSFMLLDKFEYQDADNGSALAWDAKGWIGGDVDRLWLRSEGERTNGVTENAELQALWGHAIGPWWDVVTGVRQDFKPGSPQTWGALGIQGMALYNFEAEATAYIGENGQTAARLEGDYDILLTNRLILQPTAEVNLYGKNDPQRGIGSGLANTEVGFRLRYEIVRQFAPYVGVTWNRSYGKTADLASDEGEKTNEARFVAGIRMWF, from the coding sequence ATGACCAAAAAACCAAAAAGGCAGATTGAGATCATGACCAGTAGTTTTCTACGCTCAATGCTGATGGCACTGGCAGTCTCTACCAGTCCTGCATTCTTTGTCATGGCCCAAGCCGCTGAAGAGATGGATCCGTCGATGGCGATGCCATCAAGTGCGGACTCAAAGCCTTCGACTGCGCAAAAATCCAAGCCAACCACAGCGAAAGATGGCGCGATGGATCACTCCAAGATGGACCACAGCTCAACGGGAACCATGGACCATAGCAAGATGGGGGCTATGGATCACAGCAAGATGAGCATGGACGACGGGCAAATGGACGGCATGGAAAGCATGGATGGAGGGGCGACTACCACGAGCCGAACCCCGGTGCCCGTACTTACCGACGCTGACCGTGCCGCCGCCTTTCCAGATGTGGCTGGTCATGGTGTCCACGACAAAAAACTCAATTCCTTCATGTTACTGGATAAATTTGAGTACCAGGATGCTGACAACGGTAGTGCGTTGGCCTGGGATGCAAAAGGATGGATCGGTGGTGACGTTGATCGTCTGTGGTTGCGCTCGGAAGGTGAGCGTACCAATGGCGTAACGGAAAACGCTGAACTCCAAGCACTTTGGGGGCACGCCATCGGTCCATGGTGGGATGTCGTCACCGGAGTTCGACAAGACTTCAAGCCTGGGTCGCCCCAAACATGGGGAGCGCTCGGTATTCAGGGCATGGCCCTCTATAACTTTGAAGCCGAAGCAACTGCTTACATCGGTGAGAATGGTCAAACCGCTGCTCGACTTGAGGGTGACTACGACATTCTGCTGACCAATCGCTTGATCTTGCAGCCAACAGCCGAAGTAAATTTATACGGAAAAAATGATCCTCAGCGCGGCATTGGGTCTGGACTGGCCAACACCGAAGTAGGTTTCCGATTGCGTTACGAGATTGTTCGCCAATTTGCCCCTTATGTCGGGGTTACCTGGAATCGCTCCTACGGCAAGACCGCCGACCTGGCCAGCGATGAAGGAGAAAAGACCAACGAGGCTCGATTTGTAGCAGGTATTCGGATGTGGTTCTGA